From Toxotes jaculatrix isolate fToxJac2 chromosome 1, fToxJac2.pri, whole genome shotgun sequence, a single genomic window includes:
- the polr2l gene encoding DNA-directed RNA polymerases I, II, and III subunit RPABC5 has protein sequence MIIPVRCFTCGKIVGNKWEAYLGLLQAEYTEGDALDALGLKRYCCRRMLLSHVDLIEKLLNYAPLEK, from the exons ATGATTATCCCTGTCCGGTGCTTCACGTGTGGGAAGATCGTGGGTAACAAGTGGGAGGCATACCTCGGCCTACTCCAAGCCGAGTATACTGAAGG TGATGCCCTTGATGCCCTGGGCTTGAAGAGATACTGTTGTCGGAGGATGCTCCTTTCTCACGTGGATCTTATTGAGAAATTGTTGAATTATGCTCCGCTGGAGAAGTGA